The Alnus glutinosa chromosome 1, dhAlnGlut1.1, whole genome shotgun sequence region CTCTACCGCAAGGTTTCCAGCTATCTAAACTCATTGGCCTCCCTGGACGACTCAGATCTCAAGAACCTGAACCTCCTCTCCGGTACCAAGCCCAACGAAATCTTTCTCCACTGCGACGCTAACCAAACCGTCTACGACACGTTTTTAAGCGCCAAAGTATCGTGGACGAACGAATTAGAGAGAGATGGCAGTAGAAGTAGATCGTATGTACTAAAGATACGGAAAAACGACAAGCGTAGAGTTCTGCGGCAGTACCTGCAGCACATTCTCACGGTCACGGACGAGATTGAGCAGCGAAAGAACGAGATCAGGCTGTACATGAATTTGGAGGCAGAGAATGGACGGTGGAGATCGATTCCGTTCACTCACCCGGCCAGCTTCGACACGGTGGTAATGGACGCCGATTTGAAGAACAAGGTCCGCTCCGATCTCGACCAGTTCCTCAAGTCCAAGCAGTACTACCACCGGTTAGGCCGTGTTTGGAAACGGACCTATCTCCTGTACGGCGCGTCCGGTACCGGAAAAACCAGCTTCATCGCGGCGATGGCGAGGCTCTTGAGCTACGACGTCTACGATATCGACATGTCCAAGGTCTTGGACGACTCCGATTTGAAGACACTGTTGTTGCAGACCACTTCTAAGTCGTTGATCGTGATCGAGGATCTTGATCGGATTTTGGCTGACAAATCGACGGCTGTGAGCCTGTCGGGGATGTTGAATTTTATGGACGGGATCGTATCGTGCTGCGGCGAGGAGCGCGTGATGGTGTTCACGATGAACGGCAAGGATCAGGTTGATCAAGCGGTGATGAGGCCCGGGAGGATCGACGTTCACGTAGAGTTCCCCGCATGTGATTTCTCTGCGTTCAAGAGCTTGGCGAGCAGTTACTTGGGGGTCAAAGATCACAAGCTGTTCCCTCAAGTGGAGGAGATATTTCACACCGGGGCGAGTCTGAGCCACGCCGAGATCGGCGAGATCATGATCTCGAACCGGGGTTCGCCGAGTCGGGCCCTGAAATCGGTCATCTCGGCTCTGCAAACCAACGCTGATGCGAGGGCAGTGAGCAAAGCAGGGCCGAGATTGAGTGGGAACGGGTCGGGTCGGACCGCGGACGAGACGAGTGAACCCGCGAGCGTGTTTTGCCGGGAGAGTGTTCACACGGTGAGGGAATTTCGGAAATTGTACGGGCTTTTGAAGATGGGGAGTAGAAGGAAAGACGACTCGGTGGATTTGAGTTCGGCAGAGAAGGAAGGCTCACGACACGACGTTTAATCCCACCTTTTCTCCTTTGTACGACTGACGTTTAagccccactttttttttttttgaagatgtTTAAGCCCCACTTATGTGAAAGCCTGAAAGGGATTACCTTCATGATGATGACGATGTAAAAtttaaaggaattttttttttttttttatgaatagaTGTAAAATTTGAAGTCACATCACAATGTCCTAGGTTTTTAATTGTATACAATTAGTTCAAAAGTGTACCAAGGTATGCTTTGCGATACAATTTGTTTATTATTGAAACCCTTGTACCTCCCAATTGCCCAAAATATTTCTAACCAAAagctttggattttttttaataaaaaaaaaacgtttatttgactgcaaaattatgataaaaataaaaacattttgtaCATAATTTAGCAAAATTTGTTAATTCAGATGAGAatcccttaaaattaaaatgtttgaattttattaaaatttgaacAGTCTAAGAGTAAGGATCCAATCCGGCTAATTCTAGCCTCATCATTTTGAGCATTTTCATATGCTCTCCTTCCTTTTTGGGACTAATGCAGATTAGTGACTTCAAATCCTcaagttttattttcattccCACTTCAATTTTATTTGCTCCATAAAAAGTAAATTAGACTGCAAGGCTTTTGCTTTATTATTACATTATAGTTTATTCCCTAAGCATAAGCAGTAATGGTTCTAGCTCGACTAGCCTAAGCTAGATTAAATACAATTATTGATCAATTATAGTCTTTATATTTGGCTGCTTAAATCCTGCTAACTAGTGCATTAATGTGAACCTGATTGAACTGATTTATTGTGACAACCATCTTATTTCTAAACTAGATTTAATACCATTATAAATGAGTTATATTCTTTATGTTgggtgacttttttttttttttttggaaaggatTATGTTGGGTGACTTAAATCTTCTAGAATTATAGTAGAATTTCTTAAATCCCAACAATTGACTTTCAATTAAatagttaatttatttttcacacaACATTTTTACTAACgcaatatttatcattttagtacttaccatattttacaacattttgaaaattatgaggttttttttttttttttgaaggaattttgtaattttattaaaatgctGACGAAAATAGCTCAGAACTTACAAGTCCCGACAGGCATGTCGGGTGAGACTCAAACCACACTTTGATTTGCTCAGAAGAAACAACAAACTTTGCAAGAGTGTGTGCCACTATATTATCTTTACgcctgatatgacttaaaatcCCATAATCGAAACCCTTTGAGAATATTTCTAGCATCCATAATAAGACATTCATGCTTTGCCTTCCGAATTATGAAGGttgatttaacaaaatttcaactattaatataaaataaatgaaatgaaaaaaaataaaaaaattatagatcaTGAAATGGAAATGGAGACGATTGGCGGATCCGAACAAGGATCCCGATCCGTTCGGGTTTGGGTTGGTCAACCCAACTCCAATTTAAAGACCTTCAACCGCAGGTCGGGCCTACATATCAAAACATCAAGTCGGGCCTTGCCCAGCCTTGTGAAATTTCTCATTTTGATTCTCCACCTGTTATCACGTGCATCTCACGTGAGGACGACCTTGGTTGCCTAATGGGCGTTGAGGGAGTAGTCCTCGAAGTGTTTCTTCGTCCCCATTTCCTGAACTGTCAAATTCACATCGATCAACGGTTTCGATCTTTCTCCATACGGCCCAAATTCCCAATTCCGGTGTCTAGGTTCGCTCCCCAACCTAATTTATTCGTATCCAAACTCTTAAGGTACGTAACTGATTAACCTCAATCTCCAAAGCTGAATCTGATTTATTATTCGAATGATCCTTAATTCATTTCGTTTTTGGGCTTTAATTTAGTCCGAATTTGTTTTTTCCCCTCCGTATTTGCATGATCGATTGGGCATCTAGTTCAAGGTGTACTTAGAGACGCAACGAATGTGATTCAGAGCTTGTTATGTTAATGTGTTGGGAAGGGTTTGAAGAATCTCTGCTTGGTATTGTGGAATTTTTCATTGAATATGCAGGAAAATTTGGGAATTGGTATGTCAACGCATTCACAGACAAGCACACACATACACAGATTTTATAAATCTAGGATCTGGGCTTGGGTGTTTCGGCGTAATTTGAGCTTGGATTCTCTAATTTAGTTCTGAGATTACAACATATATGCTTTGTGCATAGAACATAGAGTTGGACACGCATTGTCTGTTGTCGTTCGTTTAGGGTTTCTATTTTGGCTGTAAAAGGCATGGGTTTTTGAGGAACTTTAACTTGGTATTTGGTGATTGTGCAAGTTTAGCTTTAGTAGTTTCTGTGCTTTTCAGCTTAAAATCAACACTGAATTTTGCAGGTGCGTAGAGTAAGGCTTTAGGATTTGGGATTTGATTGTGATAAGCATGGTAAGTTTGCATGGCCAGCTTAACGTAGATCCAATATATACTGATTCAATGTCGCCcttatctcattttttatttaaaaaaagtgtttttacaattttctttgtCCTAGAATTACTTAATTGGAGCTTTCAAGCCATCCTGCAACATTTCAATCACATTCTCGGATGGAAAAACTCGAAAGCAGGTATTATTGATTTTCATTGTGTACAGTATTTCATTTTTAGTACCAACTTGTTTGACTTCATTTAAAGACGTGACAAAAGTTGGCTAAAAAAGGGCAGTTTCTTGATGTTTCCAATAAGTCACTGTATTGAACAATTGGTTTATTCTCGGTGTTGATTTAAGGCATGACATGACATGTATATGAAATTGGTAATGATGATACATGGAGTGTTTgcaattctcattttttttggggtttggaGAATTTAACAATAGTATCTATGATGTAAATTTTAAAGATATTGCTTTTCAGTCTATGGAATGATTTATGTATCAAATGAGCTTACATTCTCTGCAACCGCGTGGGAGTTTTACATAGGAAAATATTGGCTAATGACTGCTGAATTGGTGCCTaaaacacttattttttttccttggccatttctttgtttttcttttggcagGGGGGACTTTAATGTCCATGTGAATACAAACTATCATCCGCAATTTAATTTCTGCTGAAattgaatttgataaaaaatgttttggtTATGGTCTTACAATGTTCTATTTGGCTGTTCTCTATGTGCTTACTTAGGTCCCTATAAAGAAGGAAAATGGGCACACAGTCATGGTTCCTCTTTTCCAAAGTCAAGAAAACATAGTTGGGAAGGTATTTGATCGATAGGATATTTtcttggaaaatattttcttttctaaatttcTGGTTGATGCAGTTATAGCTGATCTTATGGGCTTATTTTCAGATTTCGATAGAGCCAATTCAAGGGAAGAAGGTTGATCACAATGGAGTGAAAGTTGAGCTTCTTGGTCAGATAGGTGTGTTTTTGCTGCAAAGTTTCGATGTGGTACATCATCAATGATTTGTGAATGGATAGGTTTTGTGAGAGAATCATAAGATACCATTTTCCTTTTTGATCCTGGTATTTATGGAATTCTTGCTTTtaagaaatatttgaaaatttaaaagtaCAATGGCCAAAGGATTTTTAATTGGCAAGTGCACTATGCTATAATCTTTAaataacaccttttttttttctttctttctttttttcttcttttttttaagaatttggaCTAGACCTGTTTACGATCTAGATATTCACTAAACCACTAAGATTTTGAACAAGTATGATATGTCCTATTTCTCTAGTTGAGTTGTGCAGTGTCTGTTTAGGTACCTAATGACAATATGCAGCAGGCCTGCAACACAGAATAATAGCATATATGTCATCTTATGTTATTGCTTTTGACATTTTATCTTCTAGGTGGTTCTACTTATGTATTCCTTGGTACTATTCTGTGAGATTAAGTCTGATAGGAGATGGTCCTAACTTCCGAGTACTTGAAAATAATGTGtgggaaaaaaataagaattgtacttatcaaaaaaaaaagaaaaagaaaaaaaaattgtaaatactCTGATTGTGCTTCTATTGCATTTACACTTAGCTTCCTACAAGGAATTCCTCTCTATGATAGCGATCGTCCATGCTTGGTTTAACTTCAAAAGATTCTGGTCATGGGCAGTGAAGGAACCACCTACTTCGCTAACTTATTCACACTTTGGTCTTGTTGTTCTTCTgtttccctttatatatatcttgcTCCTTAGTTGCTGTTAGAACTTTATAGGACtagttttctttcttatttttatatgtatctCCAATGAAATTTCATTTGCTTGCAGAGATGTACTTTGATAGAGGCAACTTCTATGACTTTACTTCCCTTGGTGAGTATACTTTGGCTTTCTTGTCCATAGTTTTGATTATAAGCTGTCAATATTGCTTTCTAAttaatcccccccccccccccccccccctcccccctccaaaaaaaaaaaaaaacacacacacacaaaagacTTTCTTTTCTTGCAATCTGTTTTGTGCCTTTAATTGTGTCATTCTAAGATTTAAAAATGTTTAGGCATATCAATtggaattgattttaatttttactgcTCTTGTTTCTAGTTCGTGAGCTGGATGTTCCTGGAGATATATATGAGAAGAAAACATATCCATTTGAATTTTCTACAGTTGAAATGCCATACGAGACATACAATGGTGTGAATGTGAGGCTTAGGTAAGCTGTTTATCATATTGTAGGCTTTCATTGCTGGCCAGTGTATTCTTACCTTCTGTTACTATCTCTTTTGTGGTTGTGGCTTTTACAATTGACCTCTTGTTGCTATAAAGACGATCCAAGTACTTGGAGATGTTGAGTAAGATATTAATTGTTCATGAATCGTCTATATTTTGGTCCTAAATGTAGTTACctgctttatgattacatttTAAACCGTGAATAATGTTAGGTTAGGAACAGACCCCTCCCCCCACCCCTTATTTAAGAGATAATCAAATACAGCAGGGTCCCTTTAATCATGTGTTTAACTGTTTATTAAATGATATGAATGATACTTTTTAGTGTAGGTTTCATGTGATTAAACATTTTTAAACCTGTTTTCTTTTCATGTTCCTGCAATTGAAGTCTAATATATCTTAGCACATCAATATGATGCAGAATTCAGCTGATTCTTAACTATTTCAGCACTCTTACCAGCCTTTTTGTGTATCGCTGCTTGCTTCTGGAATTTCCTGAAATTTAACATATTAGTGTCTTTAAATGTTTGCTGCATAAGGAGAGAATACCCATGTAAACCCTTATTTGATAATTAGTAATGGTGATAACTAGTTTCAGTGTCTAATGGTAATCATATGATGTTAACATTGAGAACTTTGTGATATTTTTTCGGGGATCACTGCCTGCTCTTGAATTCTATGGTGTCTTTAATTGTTTCATTTCTGAAGGACAAACAATTGTGCTTATCATTTCAGTACCTTTGGCCATCTCAAATTTAATTACCTTTTTGGTAATCCTTTGCTAATCTATCATTTGATCATAATGAAAGGATATGATTAAGTGCATACTGGTTTACTAAATCGACTAACGCATATTGCTTTGTAACTATTATGGCGATAGTCGAATGGGAACATGATGTTAGCATTGACAACTTATGATATTCAGGAATCTCTTCTTTCCAGGTATGTCCTGAAAGTCACAATCAGTCGTGGTTATGCTGGTAGCATAGTGGAATACCAAGATTTTATGgtactcttctctctctctctctccccttttcTTTGTGTATCAGTAATTGGTGATTAGTTtgcatttttggagattttaaaTTTGGTATTTGTATTCTGCAAAAAGCGCTACCTGAAGTTCTACATAGCTGTTATATAGCGTCTTAGTTTTTGT contains the following coding sequences:
- the LOC133856912 gene encoding AAA-ATPase At2g46620-like, coding for MFLIFFFAIVSLLIILRLLSKTSIIHIFLIWWRSFGDRFHVYQTYKIPQYNENCQENQLYRKVSSYLNSLASLDDSDLKNLNLLSGTKPNEIFLHCDANQTVYDTFLSAKVSWTNELERDGSRSRSYVLKIRKNDKRRVLRQYLQHILTVTDEIEQRKNEIRLYMNLEAENGRWRSIPFTHPASFDTVVMDADLKNKVRSDLDQFLKSKQYYHRLGRVWKRTYLLYGASGTGKTSFIAAMARLLSYDVYDIDMSKVLDDSDLKTLLLQTTSKSLIVIEDLDRILADKSTAVSLSGMLNFMDGIVSCCGEERVMVFTMNGKDQVDQAVMRPGRIDVHVEFPACDFSAFKSLASSYLGVKDHKLFPQVEEIFHTGASLSHAEIGEIMISNRGSPSRALKSVISALQTNADARAVSKAGPRLSGNGSGRTADETSEPASVFCRESVHTVREFRKLYGLLKMGSRRKDDSVDLSSAEKEGSRHDV